The segment TTGgtcatttacataatttttatcggtGTCAGATAAGCGAAAACATTTTGCCCCTCGCATccaaaacattattattcgtTTTGTTACTCCTAGATACACAAGATGCATACCATCAAGTGGAACTTGTGAAATTAAACCAACATTTAACCTTTCAAAAGGACTTATACCTTTATGAAATTCTTCATGAACTTTATTTCTAAAACTATTATCAGTTCttaattgagaatttttttctaaaaatgctATTCTTCCTTTAATATATGTTCCCTCTTGAATGCATTTTGTACAGCTGGAATAACCTGTATGACCTTTTATACATAACACAAATGATTTGGCAGGAGCATCGCAAATAAGTttgctaatttttaattttataattttttgatttatcTCAAATCCTTGTGTTCCTAACATTTGAAACTCTGTTAtgaaatcatttaaaaattcatctaCATCGTACGGTTTTTTGTATCCATGATATATTCCAACCGCAAAGGGCCTCCTCAAATTCTTACTGATTTCGTCGACATCTATTGATAAAAGAATTGGCCAAAATTGACTTTTTGAGCTGTTTGATAATGGCAATCCATCAATATTTATGTCTATTGGTAATACTacttcagaattttttttttaaattttatccatACTTGAGCTATTATTCAGTATTTTACGTAATTCGGTTTGTATACcaatatgacaataaaaacctggaaacacattttttattttatacggaCATGAAGTTGGTGTTTGTAAAAGAGTTCGCGAATCTTTAGGAAACTGTGGAATTGGTATTCGCAGGATGGCTAACAGTTTATCCATTGCATTTTGACTAAGTAAATGTCTAAATTCTAAAAACCATTGCTTCACAGCttcaattattatcacatcATCAATAACTTTAGAAGTTTCGCCTGGATAATTAAAGGATGAAGGTGCATTCATATCAATTTCATCAAATGTGtcatctatatattttaacggTTCAAGATCTTCTATAATATCATCATGATTCTCATTCTGTAAAActtctttatcaaaattatgattCTCGTTTTCTACAgtttcttcaatattattttcatgattttcatATTGGAAAACTTCTTTAGTTGTACAATACTGAtcactattaatattttctcctaAGCTATCTATTGAATTCTTTGATTCCATTGCTGAACGTAATATGtctatcatttctttttttaccaCTCTTCGCATGTGTCTCTTCGTGACAAAacacttttgtatttttggcATTTTGTCACACTATGCaaattctcaaatatataaaaaaattgagaaatagaAATTCACGACTACTGCACGCACCACATGTATCACACGGCGTGTATATCGAGACAATGATTTTTCAGGTTatgcgtaaaatatatattatattaggtAATCGTAattgtcataaattattacacgaAAGTTAACTTACCTTTGATATATTCTCCATAGAGTTTAGGTCAtccatattatttaatctacagatataattactaaatataataaaacacgCACTTGCTAATTAATGCTACAAAGAAAGATAGAAAAGGAAACAACTGAAGAGCGGACCACGGTGTAAGTACACCGGCGTGATGCGCCGCGGATAAAGCTGGCGAATATACTCGAAATAATCGAATGCCgatattcatagtccgttcttatattcaagatcgtcttaagcacgaacttatattcgctctcttcgtcagacacaatctatgtgtgacgaagagagcaaatataagtccgtgcttaagacgatctcgaatataagaacggactatggccgatattcatagtccgttcttatattcaagatcgtcttaagtacaaacttatattcgctctcttcgtcagacacaatctatgtgtgacgaagagagcgaatataagtccgtgcttaagacgattttgaatataagaacggactatgaataccgccctatgaataccggccgaAGACCAAAACCAGACCTAGCCTACTAAGctagttacaaaatatttctctatttaattctaacgttaagaatattataattaaataattaatatcatttttaaaaattatctgagAAAGTAtgtttctgtaattttatatgccgataaagaatgttattttataatatatatgtaataaaaatgttatttaacatTGATGGAACATTGCCGAATAGAACATTTTAGAAACATCGCGTATAtaacgtgatatttttttatatcgctaTCAAATGTTTCATAGAAAACGGCCATAAAGCATTTCAGAGAGAATGTTTCAGCAACGTCACATTTGTAACGTTTCTAGCATGTTATTTGATGGATTAACTGAACGTTTCATATGAAacgttaataaaacattaagaaatatatattttaccgatgttacaaaaataatgtttctgtAACATCATTTAATGTTATAAGctaaacgttataattaaaacatatttgaaaCGTTTAGAAACATCCTATTTATAACGTcacaaataatcatttaaattgttaaaatgtaaCGTTTTAACTACATAGTATAGATGTTACAAAGATAATATTACTTAACAACATTAACGAAACGTTGTGCAAACATTTGTTATGGAATGTTCCAAATAGGCAAAATATTTGCCCAAATGTAATGTTACATGTATGTTTTATGTTCAGCGGGAAcgtatatcttttatatattaatcagacttaataattaaaacgtatatttttcatatatttatcagACTTAATAGTTGAAATGTATatctttcatatattaatcAGACTTAATAGTTAAAACTTATTATGTatgttttccagcaaaggacacaagttgacacaaatcgacacaagtatcactctgtctttgttcgatattcaatgagcaacagagagaataatacttttgtgtcgcttgtgtctcttggtggaaaTCTAcctatataaagtttattccTGCTGATCATCTTCCTGCTGATCATCAAAGATATAATGTTCTCccctaaaattaaaaaaaagttttaaaattatttttttaactgaaaGGCAAGTCAGTTCTTACATTTCTTTCTGAGCACGGAATTTTGCTAATTTGACTCTTTcttgcaattcttttttttctaaagacaactttttaattgtaatttgattGATAAACTCTTCTCTTTCCTATTTAAGCTTGCATATTTCGATttcatgattaatttttatgtttgccaattctatttctttttcgcATATTAATGTcgttctttcaattttttgcttctttGAATTGGGACATGATTTGACTTTTAtacgtttgttttttttgaaatctaaaattgtattttctttttcgacaatatatatatctaaaatatgatttttagtatgttaaaaatatgaacaacttttaattataaatatttgatattgtcTTACCAGATTCATTACTGGACCATTTTTCTGTAGATACTGCAACATTTGATGCACATTCAATTTCCATATTGTCATTTACTTCCTCacttactaaaataaaaaatataaaattaataataataattttatttatatatttgttaaaaagaatgttattagtttaaattaattatttgacttGCTAATGTCAGATACTGGTTTATTAGAtgtagttaataatttttgttgtgTTTCCCTGTACTCTCTATTAGTAATGtgatcaattttattcaaagaattCTGCTGAATTGCTTTCAAAACTTCTCTTTGTCGATCtgtaataatcaatttaatcgttttttgtcaaatataatttttttagatagatatatatatatatatatatatatatatatatatacaggatgtcccatttaacttgagacaactaaatatttcgaaaaataagcattgtacgaaaaaatgtcccaaataaacttttaatattatcaagggggacgtctgcctgtgtacaaattaacccgcccccaccgccccttgggggtggggcgggtggcaactttgaaattttaaatggaaacccccattttttattacagattcggattccttggaaaaaaatacgtaagttttgtccgagacattttttttaatcgtgaTAGAtagcgctgtaatcagtgaaaattagtttttgccattttctctcaccatcggggtgctttatttcggtgagtcccttcgcctctcactattcaattacaataaatgctcgaaataaTGACTTCCATTTTGATACATTCTATTtctattaactcgagcttggaatgcttgtacaaatgtagaaagtgtatctggcgttatttgtgcgcaagcatatctaatacgttccaccatgttttctcgagtatttggtacttctgtatacactttttctttaaggtaaccCCATAAAAAGAAATCTGGTGACGTAAGGTCTGGCGATCTGGCAGGCCAATTTACCGGACCACCTCTACCGATCCAGCAATCATTGTAATTACGATTTAACACTTCTCGTACTATTGCTGAATAATGTGCTGGACAACCATCATGCTGGAACCACATGTTCTGTCGCACTTCAAGAGGTACATCTTCCAACAGAATCGGTAGTTCATCTTGCAATAAGTTACGGTATTTTTCTCCGTTCAATATACCTTCAATAAATACGGGACCGATTAGTTTGTCACCTATGATTCCGCACCAAACGTTAACGGACCAAGGACGCTGATGCTCAACTTCATGTAACCAGTGTGGGTTTTCCACACTCCAGTAATGCATGTTGTGACGATTAACATTGCCATGGTTCGTGAAAGTTGATTCGTCGGAGAACATTACTCGATAAAAGAATTGTGGGTCTCTTTGTATTTGTGTGAGTGCCCAATTGTAAAACACCActcgattattaaaatcatcgcCATGAAGTTCCTGATGCATTGAGATATGATAGGGATGGAATTTGTGATGCTTCAGGATTCTCGAAACACTAGTACGAGAAATTCCTAAATTACGAGATACCTCTCGAAGACTGACATAGGAGTTATGGGCTACTGCAGCTAGCACAGCAATTTGATTGTTCTCCCCCGTGGCAGTCGCTCTACGGGTTTTTTTTAGCTGTTACATTTCCTTCGGTAGTAAATTGTTTAACCAAACGAAAAAAAGTAGCACGTGATCGTGGCCTATCAGGGAAACGGTCAGCATAGAGGGTAACAGTTTCGTCGATATTTCTTCCAGACTCAccataaatcaaaattatttcaactttctcctctaaagataaataattcattatttatttgctgaaataaagaacgcgtccgtaaaaaaacaagtagctagcgtaccaaaactatgaggcatctacatatgtagtaaatttctgaaatactgaaaatactgaaaaggagaaacaaaataaatgaaagaaattaagtcagaacaattcttcaataactggattctttaaatttcaagtcaagtaaattttagtaatacgtacgctagctacttgtttttttacggacgcgtcctttatttcagcaaataaataatggattatttatctttagaggagaaagttgaaataattttgaaataattttgaaagctgaaataattttatgttaccttaaagaaaaagtgtatacagaagtaccaaatactcgagaaaacatggtggaacgtattagatatgcttgcgcacaaataacgccagatacactttctacatgtgtacaagcattccaagctcgagttaataaatgcatcgaaatggaagGTCATCATTTcaagcatttattgtaattgaatagtgagaggcgaggggactcaccgaaataaagcaccctgatggtgagagaaaatggcaaaaactaattttcactgattacagcgccatctatcacgattcaAAAAAATGTCTCAGACAAAACTTAcgcatttttttccaaggaatccaaatctgcaataaaaaatgagggttcccatttgaaatttcaaagttgccacccgccccaTCCTCAAGGGGCGGTGGGGGtgggttaatttttacacaggcagacgtcccccttgataatattaaaagtttatttgggacattttttcgtacaatgcttatttttcgaaatatttagttgtctcaagttaaatgggacaccctgtatatatatatatatatatatatatatatatatatatatatatatatatatatacatatatacagggtgtcccattataaaacatccacGCAAATTACTCCGAAGATAAAGGTGATAGCAAAAAATGACCTTAACAAACGTTGTAGGATTAAAAGGGGGCCAACTGAGGGTaaccttgaaaatcaactgcgaggtcaaagtcaaggtcaccctCAGTTGGCCCCCTTTTAATCCTACAACGTTTGTTAAGGTCATTTTTTGCTATCATTCTTATCTTTGGAGTAATTTGCGTAGATGTTTtataatgggacaccctgtatatatatatacaatatatcatttaaggatagtttatatataaataccttCAGACTCCTGTATAGAAAAGTTACTCGAAGAAATAGTTGGTGCTGTTGTCATTAAATCGGGAACAATgtctaaaacatttatatcaactttatcaaattttttttctggtCCTCCTCCTGTGAGAAACCTTGATTGTCTTTCAGCTGTTAAtatgtttttgttttgttgttttatattagaccaatactttttaattgttgtacgtctctcaataatataaaatattttgtctatatTAACCCttaatcccgactcatgggtcgttttcgacccaagcgaaatttcaaagtgctgtaatttttgaaaacggGTACGAAACGCGCCATATCCCGTACCTAAAAAAAGTTATGCCCCCCGAGGACCCGCCTACGGAATAGCAGCGCGCCAGTCCCCCTCAGGTCGTCACAGTGAGCATAACAATCTCATCGCGGACGcaaacgacccatgagtcgggattaCGTTGCCCAAATCagcagataaattttttctacttttcgtTTTCATGCGtttaatatcatcaaaaaatcgtaaaaaaaaaggtctgcatacacaaaaaaaaattgaaaaaatttttttatgtagttttttgaaaaaatggcaTCGAGAACGTCAGAAGAAGTTCTGAATATTCTGCGGCCTTGGGAAAATGTCCTGTATTTTGGATCTGACGACtcatatatacgatatatatatacgatatatatatacgatatatatatatatatatcgtatatcatatatatatatgatatacgcATTTCATGCTGTATATCTTGTTATCACAATTAAACGTATCATCACACACTAAAACATTgttctgttattaatttttacccactttacaacaaatttattcattaaaatcatttttacacGCGATTTTAGTCATTTTTACACGCAATTTTAGTATCCAAATTTTTGCCATTTTGAGGTTCAAAaattaagcatttttttttaatacaattttttgtactattttttttatgaaaggtGTTTTTTCTacctttaatttctttttttatttttgttgatatCTTCATTTGGCTTAaagttatgattttttaagtgAACAAGTGATTTTCCCTTACGTACCTctatttcttaataacaaactatataaaaaaataatttttatcaaaatattatgattgggACTTCAAGTTGAAGGTTGAAAGAAGCtccatgaattttttcagattttttaaagcgtttttactgatccaaataacgcaaagacgcaaacgacccatgagtcgggattaaAGGTGCCGAAAAGAACAGTCGGGATTAAGggttaaaaagaatttataaaactgatgttaaaataataaaataaatttaataccttAGTAGAAATTAAGGAAGAGTTATTATATTCTTCCTGGATAATCGACCAAGCCTCTGATTTCTGTTTTAATGTGGAAGAATTGGTACCTTTTGATTCAATGAcatgtttgtatttttttagtatcTCAAGAAATACTTGTTTTTCCAACTCGAAATATACAGATCTTTTGGACATTGTCtacctaaaaaaattattttttaataattaaaaaacgcaaagaaTTTTTGGCTacgttacaataatattaagtttataaaattaagtttttttccgtttaaataaatttaagtaagtagcgtataatagtaatattacataataaccttataattttcatcaatttttactCTATTTTTGATTTAGCTAATAAATTTACCTTTTATTAGAATCTGGACAATGCACTTCTGTCAACTCACTGAAATACACGTTTCTTtatttacgtatttattttcttgtagATCTTTAATGTCATTGGtcaaatttttcagaattccGAACATTTCCGAAGTCATATGCTTAAGCATGAACTTAATCAAGACGAtcttagggcggtattcatagtccgttcttatattcaagatcgtcttaagaacgaacttatattcgctctcttcgtcagacacaatctatgtgtgacgaagagagcgaatataagtccgtgcttaagacgattttaaatataagaacggactatgaataccgcccttaaGCTCGAACTCGTGTTTTCAAGATTTATCTATGCATCTGAAGCTGTTTTAAGACGATCTCAGATCTTAAGACTGTCTTGGTAAAGAGTGTGCTTAAGACATATTTCGAGCAACGtctatgggcggtattcatagtccgttcttatattcaaaatcgtcttaagcacggacttatattcgctctcttcgtcacacatagattgtgtctgacgaagagagcgaatataactttgtacttaagacgatcttgaatataagaacggactatgggcggtattcatagtccgttcttatattcaagatcgtcttaagcacgaacttatattcgctctctttgtcagacacaatctatgtgtgacgaagagagcgaatataagtccgtgcttaagacaatcttaaatataagaacggactatgaataccggcctatgaATACCGGTCTATGAATTCCGCCCCTATAGAttgaaggttacctcatgcgcaaagagggacgagcggcaagagaggcaaatgcagagagggacgagcggcaagaaaggcaaatgcagagaggggcgagcggcaagaggggcaatgatgatgaTTTCATCGGCgaacagaagctatctcagacagctactgtttgtcgatgagatcatcatgctctccccttccttcatcgtccctcgccctcAATcggttttactgaggtaaccttctctctatagatcttgagaAGACATAACCTAATCATCATAAACTTTTCAGCTCAGCGACAAAGGGgcgagagggcaaggagtggggAAATGGGATAAAAATGGCGCAGACGAGAATACTCATGTTCATAATGGGAGCTTTCCATCTAGGAGACACAGATCGACACTTTGTGAGTCAAACACCGTGCTTGGATACTTGATGGAATACGTTTAGTTCTGAACTAGACTGCTAGAGTCTGCTTATGTCTTCCCATGATATCTAGTAAGttcatttaattgaaaaattggcgTACCAAGAGCATATTGGCATATTTAAAGTACGTACAAATCAAACATAaccatcattaattattgtttacgatCGCGatgagtataaatatattttgcagatggataaaataaaaattctctagAATACCATCCCAAAAATTGGCAGCCATGAACTAGACTCTGTGTTCGACTATGCTCTTCTGCCGTGTCGAACCGTGCCGTGGCGTGTTATTGTTGGAAAGCACCGTGTCTGACACCGTGTCGATGTGTGTCGCCTAAATGCCTTGATGAAAAACTCCCTATGCCTTAGGTGTACTTGTAAGTCATGAGCCGTCATTGGCCACATGGGTTTTCCCAGACCAATCCGGTAGATTTCCGCCAACGGCAATGTTCCTATGTTCTCATTGGCTCACGTGATCGTGCTAAGGCGATGTGAGTAGGGCTGCATGAGCGTGACTTCGGACAAGGGAGTCTGAATCGAGCATTAaactatataccatactggaaccatggacataggaatatagggacAGAGCACAAACATAAGAAATGGGCAAGGGGAGTAAAGCGAAAATGCGGGGGGGTCCGCCATGATAGTGTGCCTGAATTTGATTGGTTATGGTTTTGCGCATGCTCAATACCGTCAAACTTATTCAGACTGCATGCAACATAAGCAATCTGAATTAAGgctttaattgtgaaaa is part of the Linepithema humile isolate Giens D197 chromosome 3, Lhum_UNIL_v1.0, whole genome shotgun sequence genome and harbors:
- the LOC136998956 gene encoding uncharacterized protein, whose protein sequence is MHQELHGDDFNNRVVFYNWALTQIQRDPQFFYRVMFSDESTFTNHGNVNRHNMHYWSVENPHWLHEVEHQRPWSVNVWCGIIGDKLIGPVFIEGILNGEKYRNLLQDELPILLEDVPLEVRQNMWFQHDGCPAHYSAIVREVLNRNYNDCWIGRGGPVNWPARSPDLTSPDFFLWGYLKEKVYTEVPNTRENMVERIRYACAQITPDTLSTFVQAFQARVNRNRMYQNGSHYFEHLL